Proteins encoded by one window of Nicotiana tabacum cultivar K326 chromosome 10, ASM71507v2, whole genome shotgun sequence:
- the LOC107795387 gene encoding uncharacterized protein LOC107795387 gives MVLQTQLGLTKNQSYAHEQNCYSDSSHGGSMQMTRPSGYSTMPYGQSTHNHMMMGHGGQHHGGHYGGHGHGHGGHYGSHGHQGPHMPHDSTNFSSNTSMVHNDGGYGSGMQQSTHMSSAMGMGSTNYHGHGYGGSHPSQYSQSQKFNWALKDLEE, from the coding sequence ATGGTTCTCCAAACTCAACTTGGGTTGACCAAGAACCAATCCTACGCTCACGAGCAAAACTGCTATTCCGACAGCAGCCATGGCGGCTCTATGCAAATGACAAGGCCTTCGGGCTATTCCACCATGCCATATGGTCAGTCCACTCACAATCACATGATGATGGGTCATGGTGGCCAACACCATGGCGGACACTATGGCGGTCATGGCCATGGCCATGGCGGACATTATGGTAGTCATGGACATCAGGGGCCGCATATGCCCCATGACTCCACCAACTTTTCAAGCAACACCAGTATGGTCCATAATGATGGTGGCTATGGTAGTGGAATGCAACAATCTACCCATATGTCATCAGCCATGGGCATGGGGTCGACGAATTATCATGGTCATGGTTATGGTGGCAGCCACCCTAGTCAGTACAGCCAGAGCCAGAAGTTCAACTGGGCTCTTAAGGATTTGGAGGAATAA